AAAGGAATGAATGGCTGAGACGcgtcaaatcatcattaatGTCGCTCATGTTCATCCTATTCCTTCATATCAGATTTCATACGATTATAATCTCACATTTTACCTGCATTTAATTTGCAATTGCTATATATACTAGCCACTCATTCAACTGGTACATTCTAGTTAGAACAACTTTGCAAAGCCCTTAAGAAATACAGCACATCCACTATGGCTCCTTCTGAACCTATCGAAATAGAGGATGATGTTTCGAATGCAGGAGATGATAGTCAAGTAATAAACGAGGTGAGCTATATAATCTTTCTATATCTAATCATATATCAGATCGTTAAACCTAACATATGATATATAGGAGTATAAaatatggaagaagaagtaagcTTGTAAATTGGTAGATAATCGCCATAGCAAAAGGCTCATATTCTATTATTTTACAGCACTCCTTTTCTTTACGATACAGTCATAACTCATGCTTTGACATGGCCATCTTTAACATGTCAATGGCTTCCTGATCAAACAACGTGCGTATTTGAGCTCCCCATATTCATATGAAAACGACTCGGAAATGAGAATATCGCTAATGGTCATTTCACGGTAATAGTCCTCCTGACGCAGATTATACTGTACATCGAATGATTATTGGTACTCATACATCAGGTCAATCAAATGATCATCTCATAATTGCTGAAGTTCTACTACCgaaaggtggattagaaAATGCTGGAAAAGAAGTTGCTGAGATGTATGATGAGGATAAACAGGGTAAGCTTTCCTTGCATTACCCGCTACCCACCTTTCTACTACAAGCGACAGCAATGGCATGTCTTATGCTACGAGCTACCAAActgatgatttatattgTATTCAGAAATTGGCTCGTACACCAAATCTCCTGCTAGAATTCGAGCTATTCAAACTATAAATCACGAAGGGGAGATCAATAGAGCTAGATACATGCCTCAAAATCCTGAACTTATAGCTACAAAAGCAGTCTCAGGAGATGTATTAGTTTTTGATAGAACCAAGCATGAATCAAAGGCAAATCCCAATGGAGAATGTAGACCTGATATAAGATTGAAAGGGCAGACAAAAGAAGGGTTAGTGTTCGCAATCACATATCGCCTAATTAGTAGATATGTAAGCTGACACGATAGTACAGGTATGGTCTTGCTTGGAGTACCGTCAAAGAGGGTCATATTCTTAGTGCTAGTGAAGATACTACTGTTGCTCATTGGTGAGTTTATTGGGCATGTGATCGTCTGACTCCGTTGACACCGAAAAATCTTTGTCTATCCAGGGATATCCAAGGATACCAGAAAAAGGACCCCGTCTTACAGCCATTGCGTCTGTATAAAGGTCATTCAGCTTGTGTCGGAGTGAGTCAAAAAGTTGCTTTGTTGCCCGTGTAAGGCGGAAGACTGACGTTATATAATCAGGATGTGGACTGGCATCCCAAGAACGACTACATGTTTGCCTCAGTAGGAGACGACAGGAAGATCATGTTGTGAGTCAGCTTGTGGTCTGATATATGATGGCCGGTAAAGCTAACATAATGACGTTGTCTAGGTGGGATACAAGAAGCGATAATGCCAAcaaaccatcttcttcggtTGAGGGTCATGGAGCAGAGATTAATTCTGTAGCATTTGCACCTTCGTCAGATTATCTTTTCTTAACAGGTTCAAGTGATAATGTGAGTTTAGTAATTTCGTTCTAAGAATTTTACAATAAAATTGTCTAATGAGAAAGTTAAATAATTTAGACAATTGCATTATGGGATATTCGTAAACctcaatcaaaattacaTTCATTTGAAGGACATACAGATGATGTACTTCAATTATCATGGtcacctttttcaccaACTTTATTTGCATCTGCATCAGCAGATAGAAGAGTACATATTTGgaatttagatttaattgGTTCAGAACAAACTCCAGATGATGCAGAAGATGGTTCacctgaattattatttgtaCATGGTGGACATACTTCAAAAGTTTCAGATATTTCATGgaataaaaattcaaattggCATTTAGCAACTACTTCTGAAGATAATATTTTACAAGTTTGGGAACCTTCTAGACATGTTAGAACACctggtgaaggtgatgtaGATATTATGGATTTAGAGTAAAAATctataaaattgaaattgaattaaaaatatcgtatatatatatatacatgtAAGAAGATGTTTGATAAGAgagaattaaatgataatgcaTTTAGCAtaagatttaatttttttaaattgtCTATTTTGAAATAATGTTGATTTACTCGAGTAGTATTTTATGCATT
The window above is part of the Kwoniella pini CBS 10737 chromosome 11, complete sequence genome. Proteins encoded here:
- a CDS encoding histone acetyltransferase type B subunit 2 codes for the protein MAPSEPIEIEDDVSNAGDDSQVINEEYKIWKKNTPFLYDTVITHALTWPSLTCQWLPDQTTPPDADYTVHRMIIGTHTSGQSNDHLIIAEVLLPKGGLENAGKEVAEMYDEDKQEIGSYTKSPARIRAIQTINHEGEINRARYMPQNPELIATKAVSGDVLVFDRTKHESKANPNGECRPDIRLKGQTKEGYGLAWSTVKEGHILSASEDTTVAHWDIQGYQKKDPVLQPLRLYKGHSACVGDVDWHPKNDYMFASVGDDRKIMLWDTRSDNANKPSSSVEGHGAEINSVAFAPSSDYLFLTGSSDNTIALWDIRKPQSKLHSFEGHTDDVLQLSWSPFSPTLFASASADRRVHIWNLDLIGSEQTPDDAEDGSPELLFVHGGHTSKVSDISWNKNSNWHLATTSEDNILQVWEPSRHVRTPGEGDVDIMDLE